A section of the Malus sylvestris chromosome 17, drMalSylv7.2, whole genome shotgun sequence genome encodes:
- the LOC126609937 gene encoding pollen receptor-like kinase 4 → MVMGAHMAMAKLMRAPTPASFITLFVAYLSCMVMLPFGSPMDSTTDALLKFKKTLQLGSKTEVLSNWDPKKNPCNGNTANWVGVLCFNGNVRGLQLENLGLQGKLDLEPLAQLPYLKTLSFMNNMLDGPLPDLKKFKKLRSLYLSYNHFSGEIPDDEFEGMHLLRKLYLANNAFSGKIPSSLTTLPRVFDVGLEGNKFSGQIPDFMQKDLKRLNVSQNELEGPVPQSLKKMDPSNFAGNGKLCGPPFQGACNPHSPPPSPPAAPPTTPAPPPKCTGDSCGTSKKPSGLKVALIVVSLLLLLALIAVIFMFLNNRKQRSELDGTESLDESSKYTAAAGSSQMDVKSVETNPHPKRADQGKLSFVREDRQRFDLHDLLRASAEILGSGTFGASYKALIMTDAVVVKRYKQMNNVGREEFHEHMRRLGRLTHENLLPLVAYYYRREEKLLVSDFVEKGSLASHLHGNHNSDMPVLDWPTRLRIIKGISRGLTYLYSTLPSLVVPHGHLKSSNVLLDENFEPLLNDYALLPVINMEQAQHLMMAYKSPEYAQHRRITKKTDVWCFGIIILEVLTGKFPENYLKQSYDSKADLVNWVNGMIKEKRTSEVFDVEMGRVGNSRGELLKLLKIGVSCCEEDVERRLDLNEVVEKIEELYEGESDADYRSSVSSEGDDYTSQVV, encoded by the exons ATGGTAATGGGCGCGCATATGGCTATGGCTAAGCTTATGCGCGCACCAACCCCAGCATCCTTTATTACCCTCTTTGTTGCTTATCTGTCATGCATGGTCATGTTACCGTTTGGTTCACCAATGGATTCGACCACCGATGCCCTTTTGAAGTTCAAGAAAACGTTGCAATTGGGAAGCAAAACCGAGGTTCTTAGCAATTGGGATCCTAAGAAAAACCCGTGTAATGGTAACACGGCAAATTGGGTTGGTGTGCTTTGCTTTAATGGGAATGTCAGGGGTTTACAGCTCGAAAACTTAGGTTTACAGGGAAAGCTGGATTTGGAGCCTCTCGCTCAGTTGCCTTATTTGAAAACCCTAAGTTTCATGAACAACATGTTGGATGGTCCATTACCGGAccttaagaaatttaaaaagttgAGGTCTTTGTATTTGTCTTACAATCATTTCTCTGGTGAGATTCCAGACGATGAATTTGAAGGTATGCACTTGTTGAGGAAATTGTATCTAGCAAACAATGCGTTTTCAGGCAAAATTCCTTCTTCCCTTACCACTTTGCCTAGGGTTTTCGACGTGGGACTTGAGGGGAACAAGTTTAGTGGCCAAATACCTGATTTTATGCAGAAGGATTTGAAAAGGTTGAATGTATCTCAAAATGAATTGGAGGGTCCAGTTCCACAAAGCCTAAAAAAGATGGATCCAAGTAACTTTGCAG GTAATGGAAAGCTATGTGGTCCGCCTTTTCAGGGAGCATGCAACCCccattctcctcctccttctccaccTGCTGCTCCTCCTACGACTCCTGCCCCACCGCCTAAATGCACAGGGGACTCATGTGGCACGTCTAAGAAGCCGTCAGGTCTAAAAGTAGCCCTAATTGTGGTGAGTCTATTACTCCTACTGGCCCTCATTGCTGTGATTTTCATGTTCCTCAACAACAGAAAGCAACGATCAGAATTAGACGGGACTGAATCATTGGACGAGTCTTCCAAGTATACGGCAGCTGCAGGGAGCAGCCAAATGGATGTTAAATCAGTAGAAACTAACCCACATCCAAAGAGGGCGGACCAGGGAAAGTTGTCATTCGTGAGGGAAGACAGGCAGAGGTTTGATTTGCATGACCTTCTTAGGGCCTCAGCTGAAATCTTGGGGAGCGGGACATTTGGGGCTTCCTACAAGGCTTTGATCATGACTGATGCTGTGGTGGTCAAGAGGTATAAGCAGATGAACAATGTGGGTAGAGAGGAGTTCCATGAGCACATGAGAAGGCTTGGAAGATTGACACACGAAAACTTATTGCCCTTGGTAGCCTATTATTATAGAAGGGAAGAGAAGCTCTTGGTTTCTGACTTTGTAGAGAAAGGTAGCTTGGCTTCTCATCTTCACG GCAATCATAATTCAGATATGCCTGTGCTTGATTGGCCAACACGTTTGAGAATAATCAAAGGCATATCAAGAGGATTGACATACCTCTACAGCACACTCCCTAGCTTGGTTGTACCCCATGGTCATCTGAAATCCTCTAATGTGCTTCTAGACGAAAATTTTGAGCCCCTATTGAACGACTATGCTCTACTCCCCGTGATCAACATGGAGCAAGCTCAACACTTGATGATGGCCTACAAGTCACCCGAATATGCCCAGCACCGGCGTATAACAAAGAAGACTGATGTATGGTGCTTTGGAATAATCATCTTGGAGGTGTTAACGGGAAAGTTCCCGGAGAACTACCTCAAGCAAAGTTACGATAGTAAGGCGGATTTAGTGAATTGGGTCAACGGAATGATCAAGGAAAAGAGGACGAGTGAAGTGTTTGATGTAGAAATGGGGAGAGTTGGGAACAGTAGAGGAGAACTGCTAAAGCTGTTAAAGATTGGAGTGAGTTGTTGTGAGGAGGATGTGGAGAGAAGGCTGGATTTGAATGAAGTTGTTGAGAAGATTGAAGAATTGTATGAGGGAGAAAGCGATGCAGATTACCGATCAAGTGTTTCTAGTGAAGGAGATGATTACACTTCACAAGTGGTGtga